The segment caaacaaagctaattgaagaaataaataaaataaaaattcacccAAATAGAAAAGAGgacatgatcatttggaaatgtccAAAATAGGTACATATACAATCAAACTTATCTATAAAATCCAAACACTATTGAAAGATGGAATAAATTGGCTCTCAAATTTGTGTAGGGGTAAGTGGACTCTCCCAAAGGTAAACACCTTTGCATATCCTCTTTAGTGATCAGTTAAACACCAATGGTAGTGCATGCCCCTCTCAGTGTGTACTATTTAAATAGGTTGTGGAAATTATGAATCATTTATTAATACACAAAAATTTGAATTATCATGGAACAATGTGAAATGACATTTACAACTTACACAAAAATTTGAATTATCATGGAACAATGTGAAATGACATTTACAACTTGTTTCTTTAAGCTGGCAAAAATTACATCATTCTATTTGGAGTGGTCTTTGGGAGTCAAGTTTCTTTTCcaatatgggaaatatggaaggaatgAAACAATAAGATATTCTTGATGAAAAAGAAAACTTGTTTGAAGTTCAAGTGATAATAAAGAAAATAGAGAAAGGATTCTATGAAGTTGTGATGACCAAGATGCTTTCTAAGGAATTTCTACACTATTACTTCTACttctaaaacatgtcaaaaatccaTCAAGTGGTTTCCTCTCCAAAAGGGAAGACTTTAtttcaattttgatgctactaatGGGAATCCAAATGTCTCTAGTGTTGATATTGTTATATGGAACAACAAAAGTGAATTACTATGGGCCATTTCAAAAAGACTACCAAATGGTGCCAACAACGAAGTTGAGTTTATGACACTATTAACAGGTTGTAGTTTTGCAAAAACTAGAGTCACAAACCTTGACATTGAAAGAGACTCCCTAATCTATTTAGATGTCATATGAAGCCAAAAACTATTCaacaaaaaattaagaaatatgGTTGAGTCAATTTGGGTGCTACTAAATGAAATGAGCAACACCTCAATTTCACACTGCTTTTATGATGCACTTGCATGAGAAATTTATTGACCAATAAATCATGTGAAATACAAAGGACAAAATTGTTATGTTTATGAATTATCAATGTGATGATATTCCTTTATGAGATGACATTTCCACTAAAAGGAGAATAGTGAGGAGGAAATCGCAATGAGGAAAACTATTGTAAGACGCAATGAGGATCTTTGCCAAGCCATAACTATATTCCATGAAGAGATTGAAATGGACAATTTAGAAGTCTTAAAATTTCTAAATAGCTCATTTGAAGGATGCCTTGTCTATTGAACAAATTGAATGTATATTTGGAGCCTTTAAAAGCCTTTGGTacttaattcattattaattataaacATTTCTCTTATTAAAAAAGTGGTTGTAATTTCTTCTAACATTTGATATAAATAAAACTAATTCTATTATATAaacttatttataaaaaaataatataaaaaataaatatctaaCTTTAAAATTATCAAATactacaaaataattaaataattttatttataaaacagAATTTAATTATTAATCATTGTACAACCTTATAAccaaaaatctaaatgaaaactcAAATTAGAAAATACAAGAGTGACTTCATCAAACTTTAtgatcaatttaaatcaatcattaAAACTTATTCTCACACTCATAACCTAAAGAATTCCTGCAGAATTTTCACAAGAAACAAAATACTTCTTTAAATaatcacataattcaaaatttccaTGATCACTGCTGCTGTTTCTACATTAGACTGTATGAAAGCTTTTTTATATCCAGAAACAACAGTGATCATAATTCAAGCTCCGAACGAATGACTCATATATGTCGATGTGGGGCGATTTGGAAATCAAATGCAAGATCTGAGCTATATTTAGGAGTAGACACGACAAATCATTTCCGTAAGTCTCGGTTACAGAAAGAAACAGATCATTCAATGAtttaaaaaattaaccaaaaaaaatcATCTTTTTATCTGCAAAACGAATCGTTCAATTATATTGAGAAGACATTTTCCGACTAAGCACAATATCTTTTTATTCAAGAATTGTGAGTCCGAAACATGGGTGGAGATTATACAAGGAGAAATGCCAATGGAAGACCACACTCAATAATGAGATAAATGAGGGAAAAGAATCGATACAGCGACTGTTCTCAACAAGCCCTGTCTCTGAACAAATGAATGAATGATAGCCTCGCAGGCAAAAAGCTACAAATCTGGGAAATACCTACATAGATAATTACAATGCAGCCGTCTAATTACACAAGAAAAGCGGCACCTCCGAGCAAAGCAGCTCCAAAGACGCTCATTTTCTGAACGAAGGTAGCAGAGGCGGCAGAAGGAATGGTGCCATCTGAAGATGATGGGGTTGGGGATTGAACAGAGGGAGCAGGGGAAAAAGAATCTGTTGTGGGAGCTCCGGCTGGGGAAGAAGGGGCAGAAGAAGGTGCAATAGCAGGGAACGAAGCCACAGGCGAGGGCGCTGGAGATGCAGATGAAGTGGGTGTTTTCGCTGGGGTTGGAACCGGCGACCTTATGGGTGTTGCCGCCGATGACTTTGCCGGAGAGCCCGCTGGAGCCTGCGCAAGAGAATGCCCCATCATCCCTAAAACCAAAACAATGGCCACCACTGCACAGAATTTGCCCACAGTTTCTGCTTCTTCTCTGGACCTAAAACAATCAAAGGGATAGGACTTGTGTTTCTTTTGCcgagaaataagctaaatgaagaaacaGCGTGAGTGAGGGGAGGAAATATTACTGTGGGTAGATTGATTGAGGGTGTGAGGAGAGTAGTGGGTATATATGTAAATTTGAGTGGGCCCACACAACGCAGCGTAAAGATGGCGTGAGTGGATTGTAGTTGTCTTCTGCAGTCGTGGCTGCTAAGGTTTGCTTTGCTTTGTACCCGGAAAATGGGGAACTGAACTCTACCGTCTAACAACTGGTTTGACCAGCGGGCCCGCTTTCCTTTGAAACATAACATACGTATGTTCCGCTGGCCTTTCGCTTCGTTATGTTTAGTATGCGTCTAGATCCAGACTTTGAGGTCAGTCTAGTTAGTTTTGGTTCTTATAGTGTCTTTATAGTTGGAATGGTATTCACATGTTGAGATGATCATATGGTTTGGGAAATTGTTACATAGACGTAATTCTATAATGGCAATATTCTATAGTTTATTTATAAGTTTAGTAGTCTAGTAGTGATGCTATTCACATGTGTAGATGCTTGATCCAAAACAAGGTGATCATATGGTTTGAGAAAGTGCTACATAAGCATAATTCTATAATGGCAATGAGCTTTGtaagaaaaacaaacaataacTTTGATGTAAAAGCATTCcacttttttgaatatttgaaagcaTTTAAAGCAATAACTGTAGTGCAAAAGCATTGTTTTTAaaaatggtttaattttttttcatatttattaTTATGCTAATTGATTGGAATgcaagttttttattttatttttatgggaaTTGTTAAAGAGCAAATAACAAAGATTACTTGCtctattttaattttgtttttaaaatttgatagttattggtgtattttacatagatttttaaaAAATAGGTATGCTAGTTATATTTGGATTATCCATATGTGTAAGGTAGAGTTATAATATTTTTGAATATGACTGGTTGTTTATTCAAAGGTCATTTTATAATTGTAGGGTTAACTTGCGAGCAAAAACTTGACCCTTTTTATAATTGTAGGGTTAACTTGCGAGCAAAAACTTGACCCTTTTTATAATTGTAGGGTTAACTTGCGAGCGAAAACTTGACCCTTATTTTCTtgcaattcaaattcaaattcagcaaatctctctctctctctctctctctctctctctctctctctctctctctctctctctctctctctctctctctctctctctctctctctctctctctctctcacacacacacacacacacacacacacacacacacacatgataaaATTGattagcacacacacacacacacacatgataaaATTGATTAGAGTTCTACAATATGTTAGAGGTTCTTGTGTGCATCTTTGTCAATGTCATTTTGCTTTAGAAAAGTAGGCCTTTTACATCTATGCTTGAATTTAATGTTGCGTTTCTCCCACTTCTAAGCTTATGACCAGGTTGGCCAGATTTTCCGCCTCTATGTTGGCCTCCTAATACATGTGGTTGGCCATATGATCCTTGAATTTATTcacaagtttcattcttcttcaaGTAGCACCTTCAACTtataatttttcattgaatttttcTAAGCACATTTTTTATAATACTTGAATCACTTTCAATCTCTAGTTGTTTGATCTTATGTTTTAAGCAAAGCTCCAATCCATAATTAAGGGCCTAGAACTCCACAATGTTCTATGTCCCCTTTGACAATGGTTTGGATGTTTTATAAACCACACAAACATGCTAATCACTAATAATACATCTTGCTCTAGAGGCTTCCAAGTTGCTCCTGGAAGCACCATGGAAATTTAATTTATACCATCCATATTGTTGGTGTTTCCATTTAGTGAGGGTTCTTTTGAATGAGACTCAACTCCCTTAGCCACATTAGTGAGGGAAGCCTTAGCCCATGCCAGTTCTTCTTCATCCTATTAGAGTACTACACTTCTCCCTTTGATTTGTGACCCTACTACTCACTATCTCCATAATAGTTGCTTCTACCTTGTTCAAAAAGGATAGATTACTCAGATATTTGTCTTCAAAAAGCCTtatatttctttccttccatatttctcAAATCATTATTGAAAGGCTAATGACCCATATGTAGGAAAAGGAAGAAATTTTGCCAAGCATTGGTCATGCTTGAACACAAAATCATGATGTCTTTTGTGAGAACCCCAACCCAACCTAGTTTTACACACAACCATCTCCAACATTTATGAGCAAAAGAACAACCCAAAAATAGGTGTTTGGCATTTTCTTCCTATCACAAccctattttttattattattgtatgCTCCGATTGTGGTACTTGCATGAGAGaggcaaacaacacaaacacaccaatgggacattatgttagagatcaaaAATCATTAGAACAAACAAATGAAATAAATATCTTAAGcgcgtctcattgttctctatctccaaggacccttcaaatcaaggtggctctcggcttggaagagcacttgatctataGGATGACTATCAAAAGAACGAGGGATATgtgatgattctaagatctaaatggaaatgcaactaagatcttaatGAAATGCTAATATGAGATAATGAAGATGACATGCAAAACTAAATGATTAAGATttagatgagttccaaattgaaagctaagatgatactagatgagttaattaattaaGAAAAGATATGCATCTaacctaaatgaaactaaaatgcttatgatatggatgcttgataataaagagagctccttaacctgcaatgtgactataatctagatgcacaaaagacttgattattttgaagaatgagaactctatttatagggaaaatagggcaatggagggttgagattgaataatctcaacaagggttaggattgaaagttatcaatccatgtgagggattcaatccaatctcaagttgacaaatgtcaacttgagaaggcttgagaggagatgtaagagacattaaatgtctgagaagacatgaaggttaccttaggaggtaagggttaaggttaggttagagttatccattggacaaaacttttacccaatgggtaaactcttgtgcaagggttaataggataactagggtcaaagccatgagtgcttgatgagacccttgggttagatgagggttaagttagagagaaagtctctaaccatgaggagaaggttgatttaaccattaatggttaagaagactttggggaaaaatttgtaagagtccttccaaatttgggagagctcaacaagttagcttgttgaatggataaagcctttattgcttttagaaaactttcctccaaatttgagaaatgacctcctcaaatttagggaaaggacataattagatggattaggttaattaaaagggtttagaagaatctagaaggctctagaagaggtttatgaggcaagtgggagatgtaggattttgcaagtgggtgaggaaaaaagaatttaatcaaaataaaattaatttattttcattttggttgcaacttgcatttgatagatttagataaatattgatttatttaaatgtgattttttattttgcaagtgggtggttttaattaaatgtgaatttaataaaatatggctggaaggggaattttaattaaatgtaaatttaattaaatggcaatgagggagattttaattaaatgtaaatttaattaaatggcttagaaaggaggatttaattaaatatgaatttaattaaatggtttagATAGAAAAGggggaatattaatcaaatctttaatttgattaatggccaattagaagaatagggatattaattaaatcttaatttcattaattggaagaaatagggataattaaatgaataaaatttacttaatttgttgtgcaacttttaggtgtctacattttgcccctctttgagttaatgtgtgaccacatgttgattcaaagaaaaatgctctatttgtcatcaaatttttttgatatgatgttgttgtcaaagttgtcgaTTTGATTCCCTAGATATGAAAATTGATTTCGATCGATATGATATGTCGATATGGAACtggtgtcgatatgagactgataaTGGAGCTGATATGGAAATGGTGATATGATAATGATGGTATGCCCCCTCGGgcaataaattgagaaaaattgtgTTTTTTGAGGGAGAGGCACAAAGTACTGCGATGTTTTGGAAAAAAAAGGTTGAtcttttggatttttaaaattttattttttttaattttaaaaatttatgatttttttttggatttttaaaatttattgccCGATAGATTTATTAAAAAGGATACGAAAAAACGAGGTGAAGACTATGTGGGGATAGTGCGtacatgccccacatgtccacCAAGGCATCATAGTCGCCTGCATCAGCATGGGCTATACAAGCCTCCAAGGGCCCATTTCTacctcatttgcacacttgtctttggagcattggagcttggaggagagagaggagatggcACCCTCTATCACCATCACTGTTTTGAGCGAGTTCATCGATTTGAGAGGCCAGTGGAATATGGCCCACCTGTAAGTTGAAACTTCTAACCCGCATTGTAAATTTTTAGATTAGATTTTAGGCGTTTTTGGAAATTTCTGAATTTTTTGGGCTAGTTAAGGTTTTTTTCCACGCATTTTTACTTTTGCTTCTTTTTGcgcatttgatttttcttttggcGCATACAATTTGTCTTGTGGTGCATTTAATCATTTTCATAGCGCATTTGAATAGTATTTTTGTTCATATGATTTTTAGAATGGCGCATTTAATCATTGTCGTAGCACATTTGAATTGTATTTTTGTGCATatgatttttagaatgacacaTTTGATTGTTAGAACAACGCATACGAGAAACAGTCTGGTGCATATGATGTGTTTTTTAGCACATATGATAGATTAAATAGCGCATATGAAATTGTGCATTTAATGACTGTTTTAGCGCATATGACACACtgagcaaattttttatttttggattattttttacatgtgtaattttaatttttagatttgttaaGAAGTTTTTACACCTTGTCAAAGTGTCATTTTGAATTGAATGTGTTGATTTTGGTCGATAATTGATGTTTGTCGTTATGAGTTTGTTGTGTCAATTCAAATTTTGGTGGGGATCAATTTGGGTCAAAGTCGATATGGTTCAAAATCATTATGAGTATGTTTGCAATATGGGTCCAATTTCGATATGGGTTTTGTTGTCGTTATGAGTCATTTTTCATTATGGGTCAATTTTTTCGTTATAGGTTAACTTGTCGTTATGGGTCAacttgttgttatgggtcattttTCCATTATGGGTCAATTTTTTGTTATAAGTTAACTTGTCGTTATGGATCAACTTGTCGTTATGGGTCAATTTTTCGTTATGGGTCCAATTTCGATaggggtcttgattcgatatgagtCAATTGTTGTTCGATATGGGTctaattttgatatgggtcctgattcgatatgaGTCAATTGTTGTTCAATATGGGTCAGATTTGTCAATATGAGACGAATTTGATTGATCTGCGATATGAGTCTAGATTGATTGGAACTTGAATGATTTATTTTTTAGATTGATTGTTGATATGGAACTTGGTTGTTTTAAAATGGTATTTGATTTTCCATATGAGTCCTGATATGAAGCATGTTGTTTGAAAGTCAATTTGAGGCGTGATTAATTGATTGGATAATTGAACAAACCTTGGTTGATTGCATGACTCCCATCACTTGATTTGTTGAGTGTCAGATTGTGTAGAATAGATGTATCTGACAGGATGATATCCATGTATTGATATAGTTCCATCGAGGAGTGCTCATGCTTAGGGAGAAATTCCTGAAGACTTTTGTGATGCGAGATCGATTGAGTGTTGATGATTTGGTAGTCATCGAGGCTTGCGGTCTCATCCACTTGTTACACATGCCGCCTTATCGAAAGAATAGGGTACTACTTACTACgctagccgagagatggcacaacgagAATAATAGCTTCCATTCACCGACGAGTGAGATCACAGTGACATCGGAGGACATTTATCGGATTTTGCGAATTCCGATTAAAGGTGAGCTTGTggagtatgatgtggaggaggccGGCGAGACCGATGCTTTGTGGGAGGTTTTTTCTGATCCCCATATTGCAAGTTACTCAGTGGTGTGGCAAGACATGGTAGACAACTATGCCCCACTCCCTTTAGTTTTGGCAGGTTTGATTGGAAGCTTCTTGATTTCGGATAGGAGGTCACATGGTTTATCAGTTGGATGGGGTCGAGTTCTCTAATAGATGGTGCAAGCGTGCACATGATACACGTGGGGTATTTATTTGCTCTCCCAATTATATCATTAGCTTCATCAGGTGGTTTATGATGATGCGGCCAGCCTAGCTTCCAGATGCACTCTACTATAGATTTGGGCATGGGAGGACATAGTCGTGACCCGTCCACTTGGGTCGAGGTTCAGACTAGCAGGGGCACCTTTTGTGATGATGTAGAGCTAGGTTGCTTCCCAGCCGATGCTCGGGAAGTTAGAGTATTGGAGGCGAGCTCTAGATGATATGGATACAGTGGTGTGGAGGCCCTATCGATTGTGCAAGCCATGGTCAAAGGATTATTTTGAGGTGCCCCACTTATTTATGATCAGATTTATTTTGGGTCTCACCCCGTACGTGGTAGAGTGGTCCATTCTTCCTTGGGTTTATCGACAGTTTGGGTGCGTGCAGTCGATGCCACAGGGGATGGTTGTGTATGCTCAGGTACACAAGGAGAGGACAGATTGGAGGCCCATATTGGATTTTGTGACAACCCAGAATAAGTTCTATTATTTGCCTTTTTGCGTATGGAGTATGTTTGAGGACATAGCATACGCACGGATGACTGTGGAGTATACGCATTACTTTTTGACACACATGATCTCTCGATTGACAAGGCCAGGAAAGTTGAATCCTGCACTAGAGGAGGCCGATGATGATGATCAAGGCGAAGGTCGTTGATGTGGGATGAGGGGTAGAGGGAGGACGGGTGGTAGGATTGTTGTAGGTGGTGCGGTTTGGACATGGTCGGGGAGGAGGTGGTAGCGGGGtaggaggaggagatgagggaggagtggtgaggggtagaggaggaggatggaggatGGATCGGGTTGGGCAGGGAGGACCGGTGCAGGTGGACGATGTTGTTGTCGTGGGGGTTGAGGAGGGGTCAGATAGTGACGGATCTAAGGAGAGTGATGATTCTTCTGATGAGGATATAGAGTCTGAGGAGGTTGGTGGAGTAGGTTTGATGGGATTGGCAAGTGTAGCAGTAGAGGAGGAGTCAGAGGAGGAGGATGTGTAGCCATTGGCCTGATAGAGAAGGATTGATATGCCCCCTCTTGCCCCTCGATAGGTTGGTATGTAGGATCTGCAACCTTTGTAGCCACAGGGTTTGCAGATTAGAGTACCTCCTCATCAGCAACAAGCATAAATAGCAGCATTACAGTCCTTGTTACATAGGGTACAAGGTTAACTTACATAGGCCCAGGCATAGGTTGCACAACTGCAGAGACAGGTGGTGACAGTGTTGCTAGAGCAGGAAACTACTCGAGCGAAGAGAGATGCAAAGATAGAGAAATGTGGTCATTCAAAGGAGACAGTGTGATCATTGCAGTAGGCAGCCGCATAGGGTGTTACAGGGGACACCATCCAGAGTCTTATTGAGAAGACAAGGCGGGTGGAGTATTACAGAACTCTATATTTTCAGGTTGTACCACTGGACCGATGTGCTCCTACATATGTTGTTAGTTCTCAGCGCGGGGGTTCTCAGAGATAGAGGGGCAGTGAAGGAGTTGTGGATCCCAGGAGGGATGCTCCTAACACTATCACAGGTGCGGGTAGCTCGAGTTCTCGGTTGGTAGGTCCTGGAGGTGGTCAGGTTGATCCTGCACTGTGATCATGATCATGTATTTTGTATTTGTACCTTGATGTACATATATCTTTGTATTTTGATGACCTCCTGAT is part of the Cryptomeria japonica chromosome 10, Sugi_1.0, whole genome shotgun sequence genome and harbors:
- the LOC131029972 gene encoding early nodulin-like protein 18, yielding MGHSLAQAPAGSPAKSSAATPIRSPVPTPAKTPTSSASPAPSPVASFPAIAPSSAPSSPAGAPTTDSFSPAPSVQSPTPSSSDGTIPSAASATFVQKMSVFGAALLGGAAFLV